The genome window ATGAAAGTTTACCCTCATATACAACTTCGCCGTTGCGCAGAAGACGTATGGGCTGTGTACGATTGACTTTTCCGTCCACCACATAACAACCGGCAACCGTACCCACCTTGGATATTTTGAAAATTTCACGTATTTCGACCATACCTGTGATTTTAATTTCATAATCCGGTTCAAGCATACCTTCGAGCGCTTTGCGGATATCTTCGATACAGTCGTAAATAATGTTGTAATAGCGTATATCTATGTTTTCACGCTCGGCCAGTTTACGCGCATTGAGATTGGGGCGAACGTGGAAGCCGATGATGATCGCTCCGGAGGCCGATGCGAGTAACACATCTGATTCGGTAATTACGCCGACGCCGCGGTGAATGATATTGACCTTCACTTCGGGTGTACTGAGGCGTTGAATCGAATCACTGAGTGCTTCGACGGAACCATCCACGTCGCCTTTGAGTACGATCGCCAAATCCGATACTTTGCCGTCGCGCACTTGTTTAGAGATTTCATCCAGGGTAAGGAATTTGACGCGGCGATGGTCCTGCTCGCGCTTGAGCTGATGCCGTTTTGTGGCGATGTTACGGGCAATACGTTCGTTGGAGGTAACAACCAATTTATCCCCGGCTTGGGGCAAACCGTCAAAACCGATCAACTGCACCGGTGTTGAAGGACCGGCGGCTTTTACCGAATTACCGCGTTCATCAAACATAGCTTTCACACGACCGTAATAAATACCGCAAATAAACGGATCGCCGATGTGTAGAGTACCTGACTCGACCAGCGCTGTGGCCGTCGCTCCGCGTCCTTTGTCCAATTGTGACTCCACAATGGTACCTTTCGCGCGGCATTCTACTTTCGCTTTGAGTTCCAAAACATCCGCTTCGAGGAGAATCTTCTCCAACAATGTATCTACGTGTAAGCCTTTTTTAGCGGAGATTTCCACGCATTGGTATTTACCGCCCCAATCTTCGACAAGAATATTTTTTTCAGAAAGTTGCGTTTTAATACGCATGGAATTGGCTTCAGGCTTATCAATCTTGTTAATCGCAATAATGATAGGTACGCCCGCGGCTTGCGCGTGATTAAGCGCTTCCACCGTTTGAGGCATGACATTATCGTCGGCCGCGACGACGATCACGACGATATCCGTAACCTGTGCACCGCGCGCACGCATTGCGGTAAAAGCTTCGTGACCCGGTGTATCCAAAAATGTGATTTTTCGACCTGAAGACAGCGTAACTTCGTAAGCACCGATATGTTGGGTGATCCCACCTGCTTCGCCGGCTACGACGTTCGCCTTACGTATATAGTCAAGAAGTGATGTTTTACCGTGATCAACGTGACCCATGATCGTCACGATCGGCGCACGGGTTGATTCCGGTACATCTTCCTGCTCTTCCAACTCTTCAATTTC of bacterium contains these proteins:
- the infB gene encoding translation initiation factor IF-2, translated to MSKKVFQLAKELLVSHQEIVTFLQKSGFKEVKNHMSGLDEEMIEKVMAKFSKEKKHADTYQRIKDKKEKKDEKQTSIFELSSEPKPEPELEPESVKDEKTVKEVSEPATVHQTEPVSAEPHAVPADETISVEAKNTNADTHPSEKKKVDLLENLKSSQKSIEEFKLAFEKARQQLEKQAMKDETDPRRKKKKGGKEEGEAEPEVLVVEEKGGKNNKKKKKKKNKIDEKDVEAAIRETMAKMDDSRTAGEERQKRRKQKREEREAEAAESEEERNVIRVHEYLSAHELADMMDVAVGEIIKTCLQLGLMVSINQRLDMDTITLVAGEFGYDVEQVKEFEENEIEELEEQEDVPESTRAPIVTIMGHVDHGKTSLLDYIRKANVVAGEAGGITQHIGAYEVTLSSGRKITFLDTPGHEAFTAMRARGAQVTDIVVIVVAADDNVMPQTVEALNHAQAAGVPIIIAINKIDKPEANSMRIKTQLSEKNILVEDWGGKYQCVEISAKKGLHVDTLLEKILLEADVLELKAKVECRAKGTIVESQLDKGRGATATALVESGTLHIGDPFICGIYYGRVKAMFDERGNSVKAAGPSTPVQLIGFDGLPQAGDKLVVTSNERIARNIATKRHQLKREQDHRRVKFLTLDEISKQVRDGKVSDLAIVLKGDVDGSVEALSDSIQRLSTPEVKVNIIHRGVGVITESDVLLASASGAIIIGFHVRPNLNARKLAERENIDIRYYNIIYDCIEDIRKALEGMLEPDYEIKITGMVEIREIFKISKVGTVAGCYVVDGKVNRTQPIRLLRNGEVVYEGKLSSLKRFKDDAREVAQGFECGLTIDGYNDIKSGDVVECYERVETKRTLSV